In Rhizobium sp. N324, a single genomic region encodes these proteins:
- a CDS encoding TlyA family RNA methyltransferase, with amino-acid sequence MLATGGFAGHSQPMSDQNSQRLDQLLVSRGLFASRSRARDAVQRGTVRIAGQVVTKAGALIGDDADIAIDDPAQDYVSRAALKLASALEHFRLDPAGHHCLDIGASTGGFTEVLLQRGARHVTAIDVGHGQMHPRISGDPRVTSKEGLNARNLTAEDIGEPATFIVSDVSFISLKLALAPALDIAEAGAVAVLLVKPQFEAGREAIRKGGLLKDPSSAPAVAAELARWFTEDRGWNSLGLIPSPIAGGDGNQEYLLAGLKP; translated from the coding sequence ATGCTTGCAACCGGCGGCTTTGCCGGTCATTCACAGCCGATGTCCGATCAAAACAGTCAACGCCTCGACCAACTTCTCGTCTCCCGCGGCCTCTTCGCCAGCCGCTCGCGAGCCCGCGACGCCGTGCAGCGCGGCACCGTGCGGATCGCCGGCCAGGTGGTGACGAAGGCCGGCGCGCTCATCGGCGACGACGCCGATATCGCCATCGACGATCCGGCGCAGGACTATGTCTCGCGCGCGGCGCTGAAGCTTGCCAGCGCCCTCGAGCATTTCCGGCTCGATCCGGCCGGCCATCACTGTCTCGATATCGGCGCGTCCACCGGCGGCTTTACCGAGGTGCTGCTGCAGCGCGGCGCTCGGCATGTCACGGCGATCGATGTCGGCCATGGGCAGATGCATCCGCGCATTTCAGGCGATCCGCGTGTCACGAGCAAAGAAGGCCTCAACGCCCGCAACCTGACGGCAGAGGATATCGGCGAGCCCGCCACGTTCATCGTCTCCGACGTCTCCTTCATCTCGCTGAAGCTGGCGCTGGCGCCGGCTCTCGATATCGCCGAAGCGGGTGCGGTTGCCGTGCTCTTGGTCAAGCCGCAATTCGAGGCGGGGCGCGAGGCGATCCGCAAGGGCGGTCTGCTGAAGGATCCCTCGTCCGCGCCCGCCGTCGCTGCGGAACTCGCGCGCTGGTTCACCGAGGACAGGGGCTGGAACAGCCTCGGCCTCATCCCCTCCCCGATTGCCGGCGGCGACGGCAATCAGGAATATCTTCTGGCAGGATTGAAACCGTGA
- a CDS encoding DUF4424 domain-containing protein — protein MLKLFTLLVAAGIASPALANDTMAEVKTGGLIFAQSDDVSMVQEDLFISASQVRVDYLFENTSGKDVESLVAFPMPDITGQVDNNSAISDYDSDNFLHFSTVQDGRPITAKLQQRVVSLGIDVTDELAKNNIPVLPYSQKTRDALAKLPQTVRKDWIARGLIYPMTDADLVPLWTLRSTYWWRTTFPAKAKVSVEHRYQPAVGGTVAISFLENGQPKGERFEEYSRKYCLDGDFVRVAQQRAGEAEAGGANYTESWISYVLSTGANWAGPIRHFQLTVDKGKPGSLISFCGSNVEKIGPTTFRMTSEDFDPAKDVDILILNPPEAEPKTP, from the coding sequence ATGCTGAAGCTCTTCACTCTTCTTGTCGCGGCGGGGATCGCATCGCCGGCGCTGGCCAACGACACCATGGCCGAGGTCAAGACCGGCGGGCTGATCTTTGCCCAGTCGGACGATGTCAGCATGGTGCAAGAGGATCTCTTCATCTCCGCTTCGCAAGTGCGTGTCGATTACCTGTTCGAGAACACGTCCGGCAAGGATGTCGAAAGCCTGGTCGCCTTCCCGATGCCCGATATAACGGGTCAGGTGGACAACAACTCCGCCATCTCAGACTATGACAGCGACAATTTCCTGCATTTTTCCACCGTGCAGGATGGCCGGCCGATCACCGCCAAGCTGCAACAGCGTGTCGTCTCGCTCGGCATCGACGTCACCGACGAACTCGCCAAAAACAACATTCCCGTCCTGCCTTACAGCCAGAAGACCCGTGACGCGCTCGCCAAGCTTCCCCAGACCGTCCGCAAGGACTGGATCGCCCGCGGCCTGATCTATCCGATGACGGACGCCGATCTTGTGCCGCTCTGGACGCTGCGTTCGACCTATTGGTGGCGCACGACCTTTCCGGCCAAGGCGAAGGTCAGCGTCGAACACCGCTATCAGCCGGCCGTCGGCGGCACCGTCGCCATCAGCTTTCTCGAAAACGGCCAGCCGAAGGGTGAGCGCTTCGAGGAATATTCCCGCAAATACTGCCTGGACGGTGACTTCGTCAGGGTCGCGCAACAGCGTGCCGGCGAAGCCGAGGCGGGCGGCGCCAATTATACGGAAAGCTGGATCTCCTATGTGCTGTCGACCGGCGCCAACTGGGCGGGACCGATCCGGCACTTTCAACTGACGGTCGACAAGGGCAAGCCCGGCAGCCTGATCAGCTTCTGCGGCAGCAATGTCGAGAAGATCGGCCCGACGACCTTCCGGATGACATCGGAGGATTTCGATCCGGCAAAGGATGTCGACATCCTCATTCTCAATCCGCCGGAAGCGGAACCGAAGACGCCTTGA